From the Amia ocellicauda isolate fAmiCal2 chromosome 12, fAmiCal2.hap1, whole genome shotgun sequence genome, the window CACAAAACTGCCTGGAACCCAAAATGAACTGGCTGACACACcagctgactgactgacccTCTGACACCCACTCCGACTAACTGTCAGTTACTAACCAACTGACACCCTGGCTGCCAGGCCCACAGCCTGACGGACTGGGACAGCTACCGACAGGCCAAAACAATGCCCTGCTGACAGATccactcacactcactgacagaatcctcactctctctctctcgacacGCCACACAATCTGACGCACACACGCATGCCACCCAATGCCACCCACACACGCATGCCACCCAATGGCACCCACACACGCATGCCACCCAATGCCACCCACACACGCATGCCACCCAATGGCACCCACACACGCATGCCACCCAATGCCACCCACACACGCATGCCACCCAATGGCACCCACACACGCATGCCACCCAATGCCACCCACACACGCATGCCACCCAATGGCACCCACACACGCATGCCACCCCACGGCACTCACTCCGCTCCAGGAACTCCTGCACGTTTTTCTCGCGGCGCAGCGCGGGGGTGGCGCCGCATTCCAGGTGCAGACACAGCAGCAGGTCCAGCAGCGTCTCGACGCTCAGCACCTCCGCCTGCCGGCTCGGCCCGCCCGCCACCAGCTGCTCCAGCCGCCGCAGCCGCTCCTCCACCGACATCGCACCACCAGAAACACCCAACTTGCAGTGGGAGTGCGGACGTGAACGGGCAGTGGATGAGGCGCTCTCGGCTCTCAGAGATCCTTCTGGCTCGACAATGGGACCATCGACCAACTCCAAGCCACCGGGCCGCCCAACTCAGGCATCAAAGAGTCCCGGATAGTCGCTGGTCCCCGCGGGTGAAGTGGCAGTGTTGGCGCTTGGCGGTACCCCTCTCTGAAGGCCGCCGGAATACTAATGAGCCTCAATTACTTTAATTGCAATCCAAACGTCACTCGCTGCCGGTGGCTCGGCTTTGCGGATAACAACAATAAgtcgaattaaaaaaaaaagactaaaacgTTTCGTGTTTGCATGTGTCAGGCAGACCTGGGACTAGACATTGTCTTGCAAAAAGGAGTTCCTCTCCCCCCGCCCTCTCCCGTCTCTGCCCCCGCTTTCTGCCTGTGTTGCCCCccgctcctctctctctcgccccccGCCCCGTACCCGCGGCTGGCATGCAGCAGTCGTGTCCCCGGGGCCGGCGGTGTCTCGGTGCGGGTTCCTCCCGTGTCGTGGTCGGCTAAGCCGGGGTGAGAGGCGCAATGCTGGCGCTGCCCATGTTGACCGAGCCTCCCAAAATAAAGTGTCTCTCCCTGCGCCTCGCCGCGGTGCAGTTCAGTTGTATTCCTGTTCTGCCCTGGCAGCTTTCTTTGGCTTATTGTTGATATTTGTGATTGAAGGGGCACAGCTCCTGGTTTTCTCTGCTTTCTCTTTCGTCTATCCGGCCCGAACACTGCTGCCCTCGCCTTCTGCCATCCCTCCCTTGTTCTTCCTTTCCTGCCTTTCctgcccgtctctctctctctttttccaaCTTTACCTGAAAGTCTACCTGGCTCGCTGTGCCTCGGTGATTGACAGCGATCACCAGCCAATCAGCGCGCTGCCTGGGCTGTCCCTTTCCCTCTAAGGTGTGTCTCAGGAAGGTGAGCAGCTGTTAAAGAGACAGAGTCGCAGTGTCTCTGGGGAGCTACAGAActgcagggtctccagccctggtccagtccagtccagacaGTGACTCTGCAAcagtccagttcagtccagtacagcagggtctcaaGGCttggtccagtccagtccagtccagtcactgACTCTGCAGCACTGCAGcactacagtccagtccagtccagtcagtgactctgcagcggtacagtccagtccagtctagtcagtgactctgcagtggtacagtccagtccagtccagtccagtccagtcagtgactctgcagcggtacagtccagtccagtccagtcagtgactctgcagcactgcagcactacagtccagtccagtccagtcagtgactctgcagcggtacagtccagtccagtccagtcagtgactctgcagcggtacagtccagtccagtccagtccagtccagtcagtgactctgcagcggtacagtccagtccagtccagtccagtccagtcagtgactctgcagcggtacagtccagtccagtccagtcagtgactctgcagcactgcagcactacagtccagtccagtccagtcagtgactctgcagcggtacagtccagtccagtccagtcagtgactctgcagcactgcagcactacagtccagtccagtccagtcagtgactctgcagcggtacagtccagtccagtccagtcagtgactctgcagcactgcagcactacagtccagtccagtccagtcagtgactctgcagcggtacagtccagtccagtccagtcagtgactctgcagcactgcagcactacagtccagtccagtccagtcagtgactctgcagcggtacagtccagtccagtccagtcagtgactctgcagcggtacagtccagtccagtccagtcagtgactctgcagcactgcagcactacagtccagtccagtccagtcagtgactctgcagcggtacagtccagtccagtccagtcagtgactctgcagcactgcagcactacagtccagtccagtccagtcagtgactctgcagcggtacagtccagtccagtccagtcagtgactctgcagcactgcagcactacagtccagtccagtccagtcagtgactctgcagcggtacagtccagtccagtccagtcagtgactctgcagcggtacagtccagtccagtccagtcagtgactctgcagcactgcagcactacagtccagtccagtccagtcagtgactctgcagcggtacagtccagtccagtccagtcagtgactctgcagcactgcagcactacagtccagtccagtccagtcagtgactctgcagcggtacagtccagtccagtccagtcagtgactctgccgCAGGAtctgcagccctggtcctggagagacatgGTACAGCACAGCAGGGTCTGCAGCCCGGGTCAGTACGCCACAGTCCAGTTAGTGATTCTGCAACAGTCCAGTCGAGTCCAGTCAGTCTCTCACAGAAACCCACAGTGTTGTAAATGctaatattttcaaaacaacGTAACAAGTCTGATTTGGCCAGAACCTGGGGTTGAAGGGAATgatacaatattatattattatattacataatacattatggTATGTAAAGTCCAGTCCattatgaaatatgaaataataagATTCAATTACACTGTTTTGCATTACATGATGAGAGTGCAGTGTTTGGCGCCGCTGCCTCCCAGCTCCTGGGCTCCGGGTCGGATTCCGGGCCTTGggtgtgtctgcctgtgtggggACCCTCTGAGCCCAGACAGTCACTTCAACACACAGGGTGATgaatatgataataataataataagaagaagaagaagaagaagaaacttTTATGATCATCGTTATTATTAGCATCATAAACATGGTCATATTAATCATTATAAAAGTACGAGAGAAGTAAATACGGTTTATTTCACAAAGCACTGTACGCCTTTAAGGGCTTGCAGGCCTTTCTTCGACAAACTTCATTTCCCACATCCCCCCGCTTTCCTTTATAACAGTGCGCATGCGCAGTGAAGGGGCTGGCTCTCCTACGCAAAGAGGTGGTCGCCGTTGCTTCTCTACTCGCCTGCCCAGGTTTGGCTGTGCGTGCTTTCCGGATTGGCCTGGGTCGCCGGAGCCCGGGCCCTGGCACTGGTCCTGGCACTGGTCCTGGCACTGGTCCTGGCACTGGTACGTCGCCGTGTCGAAGTCGGGGAGAGTGCAGGGACGGTGAGGCGGGTAAGGACGCTCCTGCACCACCCGCCTCCAGGTGCAGGtagattagggttagggtggcGGTGTGTGGCGTCACAGTGAAACCTTTGAGACAGGACGGGGTTTTGAAGTCGCCTTCGTGGGCCGCACAGATGAGTGGTGGTCCTAGTATCGCGAAGTGGGAATTAACATCCCTCACGGCGTGGGGCGGGAAAGTCGCCGTTACATTAATGACGTCACCGAAACAAAGGTTCGGATCAAGCCCACGGTCTAATTAAGTTGATGTATTATTAATGAACACAGTGGCTCCAGCTACTGTCCCTGTATGCGTCCTATCCTAGTCTCCATTTGTCAAGTTGTCACGCAGAGAACACGCACAAAACGTATTATTAGTGATCGTGATGATGGCTATCTGTATTGTTATGGTTGACATGCTCCGGAGTATAGCCACGTGTTTGGTTGTGCTGGTTGTTGTGGTTATGGCAATGCTTATGGCAATTGTTCTGGTTAGGACTGTTATGCTTATTTTGGTATATATTATTGTCCCCAGTTGGGCACAGGATGCCCAAGCGCAGCTGCCCCTGGACTCAGAGCGCCGCCCCCCAGAGGAAGACGCTTGTGACAGAGAGGGCGCAGGCCGGGGAGGAAGGCAGGAAGGAGGTGTACGGTGAGTGTGcgacaacagcagtgtccccccacTCTGCGACGCCTGTCTTCatggtattttgttttttaacccaTGCATttgtctatttctctctctttccttttctcttttctactccctccccctctctctcgcaGAACGGACCCAGGCTCTGTTATTCTCGGGGGCCCGCTCACTCTCTTATTCCTGCCCCCCCGCTGCCTCTGCCTCACCCACCACCGCCCCACCCCTGCAGGGGTCAGTGAGGGGTCAGCTGCGTCTGGGCCCCCGGGGAGAGCTGCTGAGGAGCCCCCCCACGCCCATCTCGGCCCCTCCAGGTCAGAGTGGGGCAGCaccgagggagggagggatgaggAGAGTGGTACAGTCCACTGAGGGGGGGCGGGGAGGGAGGGATGTAGAGAGAATGCTACAGCACACAAGAGATGGACAGAAGGAtgcagagtgacagagagagagggagggatagaCTGATACAGCACTaaaaaggagagagggagggagatgcATGCAGAGAAAGAGAGTAAGACCGACCTCCTTCCCCCCCACCTTCCAGGCTCCCCCCCTTGTGCGGCCTGCTCTCTGTGCCTGCGGCCGCTGACCCTTGCCCGCTCCCCTGTCCGCTGTGCCCGCTGCGAGAGAGCGATGTGTGGGCTGTGCCAGCGCAACTGTGCCCAGTGCCTCCAGGA encodes:
- the LOC136764628 gene encoding apoptosis regulatory protein Siva; amino-acid sequence: MPKRSCPWTQSAAPQRKTLVTERAQAGEEGRKEVYERTQALLFSGARSLSYSCPPAASASPTTAPPLQGSVRGQLRLGPRGELLRSPPTPISAPPGSPPCAACSLCLRPLTLARSPVRCARCERAMCGLCQRNCAQCLQDYCFSCCTPSYEGPYEVMVCADCPPPQ